In a genomic window of Phragmites australis chromosome 14, lpPhrAust1.1, whole genome shotgun sequence:
- the LOC133891430 gene encoding gamma carbonic anhydrase 2, mitochondrial-like, giving the protein MGTLGRAIFTVGKWIRGTGQAMDRLGSTIQGGLRVEEQISRHRTIMNIFEKEPRIHRDVFVAPSAAVIGDVEIGHGSSIWYGSILRGDVNSIHIGSGTNIQDNSLVHVSKANISGKVLPTIIGSNVTVGHSAVLHACTIEDEAFVGMGATLLDGVVVEKHSMVGAGSLVKQNTRIPSGEVWVGNPAKFLRKLTEEEVTFIAQSATNYINLAQVHAAENAKSFDEIELEKRLRKKYAHKDEEYDSMLGVVREIPPELILPDNILPHNAQKAVAR; this is encoded by the exons ATGGGGACCCTCGGGCGCGCGATCTTCACGGTGGGCAAGTGGATCCGCGGCACGGGGCAGGCCATGGACCGCCTGGGATCCACCATCCAGGGGGGCCTCCGCGTCGAGGAGCAGA TTTCAAGGCATCGTACGATCATGAACATTTTTGAGAAAGAGCCAAGGATCCATAGAGATGTGTTTGTTGCTCCCAGTGCAGCAGTCATTGGTGATGTTGAAATTGGACATGGATCGTCAATCTGGTATGGCTCCATTTTGAGAG GTGATGTCAACAGCATTCATATTGGATCTGGAACAAATATACAAGACAATTCCCTTGTACATGTTTCAAAAGCTAACATTAGCGGGAAGGTCCTCCCAACCATAATTGGAAGCAACGTTACAGTAG GTCATAGTGCTGTTTTACATGCATGCACCATTGAGGATGAAGCTTTTGTTGGTATGGGTGCCACTCTGCTTGATGGAGTGGTAGTTGAAAAGCACAGCATGGTTGGCGCAGGATCTCTTGTTAAGCAGAATACAAGGATTCCTTCTGGAGAG GTCTGGGTTGGTAATCCTGCCAAGTTCCTAAGAAAGCTTACAGAAGAGGAGGTCACATTCATCGCCCAATCAGCAACCAACTATATCAACTTAGCTCAGGTCCACGCAGCTGAGAATGCCAAGAGCTTCGATGAGATTGAGCTTGAGAAGAGGCTGAGGAAGAAGTATGCGCACAAAGACGAGGAGTACGATTCAATGCTTGGGGTGGTCCGCGAGATCCCGCCGGAG
- the LOC133890163 gene encoding uncharacterized protein LOC133890163, translating to MATLAGRRLLRRLVAGGRDRRLGTAAEVSPGGEETRGGGGDAIYVKNPAAAVSTRDETSVAMPVSFMTGSVVGKRFYRDATVRRADDGNGWTVMLDYRTLKSPAKRPLKLPSRALAVAIAAEWEYQESDGIRPFTMPLMKLACTALERVPVTRTKVIDNLMKKFHQDLVFCRSPGDSELTIGVHQKQKEKIDPILNWVDTEFGFKPVVYTSFLGGKQVEGLAKAIETVLKKTTDCELASIDAMAAAAHSLVIPLAMFRGRLGIEEAIELIRIEEDHQVDRWGLVEGGHDVDIADLKVQLSSAVVFLGFSRGL from the exons ATGGCGACACTCGCAGGCCGCCGCCTCCTGCGGCGATTGGTGGCCGGCGGGCGGGACCGGCGGCTCGGCACGGCGGCGGAGGTTTCTCCGGGAGGCGAGGAGACCAGAGGTGGAGGCGGAGACGCCATCTACGTGAAgaatccggcggcggcggtgtcgACTAGGGACGAGACGTCCGTGGCGATGCCTGTGTCGTTCATGACCGGGTCGGTGGTCGGGAAGCGGTTCTACCGCGACGCCACCGTGCGGCGCGCCGATGACGGGAACGGGTGGACCGTGATGCTGGACTACCGCACCCTCAAGTCGCCGGCCAAGCGGCCGCTCAAGCTGCCCTCGCGTGCGCTCGCCGTTGCCATCGCCGCCGAGTGGGAGTACCAG GAATCAGATGGAATCAGACCTTTTACAATGCCTCTCATGAAGCTTGCTTGCACTGCATTGGAGAGAGTTCCAGTGACACGTACAAAAGTAATTGATAATCTGATGAAGAAATTTCATCAAGATTTGGTATTTTGCCGCTCACCTGGTGATAGTGAACTGACCATAGGAGTTCATC AAAAGCAGAAGGAGAAAATTGACCCCATTCTGAACTGGGTAGACACTGAATTTGGGTTCAAGCCAGTTGTATACACAAGCTTTTTGGGGGGAAAGCAAGTGGAGGGCCTCGCTAAGGCTATAGAAActgttttgaagaaaacaaCTGATTGTGAATTGGCATCTATTGATGCTATGGCAGCAGCAGCTCATTCCCTGGTAATCCCTCTGGCAATGTTTAGAGGAAGGTTGGGCATTGAGGAGGCCATTGAGTTGATCAGGATAGAAGAAGACCACCAG GTTGATAGATGGGGCTTGGTCGAAGGAGGTCATGACGTTGATATTGCTGATCTTAAAGTGCAATTGTCCTCAGCTGTTGTGTTTCTTGGGTTTTCACGGGGCCTGTGA
- the LOC133890162 gene encoding bZIP transcription factor 60-like produces MAEPSLLAPGGPFADLSFPEFQTPVVDDTFTFEDFDLEDLDLDVDFDLDLFASDGQLSQPPPLATSSSSARSPDGGSTSSAGCGDGGLRNESSESSLRSASGKDDEAKRRARLVRNRESAHLSRQRKKQYVEELEGKVKAMQATIADLSARISCVTAENAALKQQLSGAAGGAPPPLPMYPAVYPLPMPWMHPAYAMRGSQVPLVPIPRLKPQQPALAAAEPPAKKARKTKKVASVSLIGLLCVVMVCGCLISALNRMDGAVDARDGSAFGASHHGRVLAVEGPRDSVSDGIDSKPPQNASETLPALLYLPRNGKHVKINGDLVIKSIVASEKASSWMSRYHGKNPGSQGKEETSLAIPGYVAPLDAGEVMETTSGMKNKLMALAPGDGSMYREDDGLLPQWFSEPMSGPLLSSGMCTEVFEFDASPSSAHANGIVPVFSNAMSNSSQNLTDNLPAGHPQKVRNRRVLYSEAIPLQDSTSNDTEHLKTPPENESYGSRKPVSSVVVSVLADPREAGDGDGEGRISSKSLSRIFVVVLIDSVKYVTYSCVLPFKSHSPHL; encoded by the exons ATGGCGGAGCCGTCTCTCCTCGCCCCGGGCGGTCCCTTCGCGGACCTCTCTTTCCCTGAGTTCCAGACGCCCGTCGTCGACGACACCTTCACCTTCGAAGACTTCGATCTAGAGGATCTCGACCTTGACGTCGACTTCGACCTCGATCTCTTCGCCTCGGATGGGCAACTctcccagccgccgccgcttgcGACGTCATCGTCCTCGGCTCGGTCTCCGGACGGGGGATCAACATCTTCCGCCGGCTGCGGGGACGGCGGGCTGAGGAACGAGTCCTCGGAGTCGTCTTTGAGGAGCGCGAGCGGTAAGGATGACGAGGCGAAGCGGCGCGCGCGGCTGGTGCGCAACCGTGAGAGCGCGCACCTGTCGCGGCAGAGGAAGAAGCAGTACGTGGAGGAGCTGGAGGGGAAGGTGAAGGCCATGCAGGCCACCATCGCCGACCTCTCCGCCAGGATCTCCTGCGTCACCGCCGAGAACGCCGCGCTCAAGCAGCAGCTGAGTGGCGCCGCCGGAGGAGCCCCGCCGCCACTGCCGATGTACCCGGCTGTTTACCCTTTGCCGATGCCGTGGATGCACCCGGCTTATGCCATGCGTGGATCACAAGTGCCACTCGTGCCAATACCCCGGTTGAAGCCCCAGCAGCCTGCGCTTGCTGCAGCAGAGCCACCGGCCAAGAAGGCTAGGAAGACCAAGAAGGTTGCAAGTGTTAGCCTAATCGGGTTGCTATGCGTGGTCATGGTTTGTGGGTGTTTGATTTCTGCACTAAATCGGATGGATGGCGCAGTTGATGCCAGAGATGGCTCTGCATTTGGTGCATCACATCATGGGAGGGTGCTAGCTGTTGAGGGGCCTCGTGATAGCGTCTCCGATGGTATTGATTCAAAGCCACCACAGAATGCAAGTGAGACACTTCCAGCGCTATTGTATCTACCGAGGAATGGGAAGCATGTCAAGATTAATGGGGATCTTGTTATTAAGTCCATTGTTGCAAGTGAGAAAGCATCTTCTTGGATGTCTAGATATCATGGGAAGAATCCTGGAAGCCAAGGAAAGGAAGAGACTAGTTTGGCAATTCCTGGCTATGTGGCTCCGTTGGATGCTGGAGAAGTTATGGAAACAACTTCAGGAATGAAAAACAAACTGATGGCTTTGGCTCCTGGAGATGGAAGCATGTATAGGGAGGATGATGGGTTGCTGCCACAGTGGTTTAGTGAACCAATGTCTG GTCCTTTGCTGAGCTCTGGAATGTGCACCGAAGTGTTCGAGTTTGATGCATCTCCATCCTCTGCTCATGCAAATGGCATTGTTCCCGTCTTCTCCAATGCCATGTCAAACTCATCGCAAAATTTAACGGATAATCTTCCTGCTGGTCATCCTCAGAAGGTGAGGAACCGAAGGGTTTTATACTCCGAGGCCATTCCTCTTCAAGATTCGACATCCAACGACACCGAGCACCTCAAAACGCCACCGGAGAATGAAAGCTATGGTAGTAGGAAGCCAGTTTCATCTGTGGTTGTCTCTGTCCTGGCTGATCCAAGAGAGGCCGGCGACGGGGACGGTGAGGGGAGGATCTCTTCGAAATCGTTGTCCCGCATCTTCGTTGTCGTTCTCATAGATAGTGTAAAGTATGTTACTTACTCTTGTGTCCTGCCGTTCAAAAGCCATAGCCCTCATCTGTAA
- the LOC133890166 gene encoding uncharacterized protein LOC133890166, protein MYIRVKRNKSTYFIQCEPTETALNIKQKLHSLIDQPPSSQQLVLLATNDVLEDSKTLADQKVENDAVVALALRKDDNEFEEVFIARPEDFMSSP, encoded by the exons ATGTATATCCGAGTGAAGCGAAACAAGAGTACTTACTTCATACAATGCGAACCGACAGAGACAGCTTTGAACATCAAACAGAAGTTGCATTCACTGATAGATCAACCTCCTAGTAGTCAGCAGCTGGTCTTGTTGGCTACAAATGATGTGTTGGAAGACTCAAAGACATTGGCTGATCAAAAG GTGGAAAATGATGCTGTTGTTGCCCTGGCTTTGAGAAAAG ACGACAATGAATTTGAGGAAGTTTTCATCGCCAGACCAGAGGATTTCATGTCATCGCCGTGA
- the LOC133891578 gene encoding uncharacterized protein LOC133891578 isoform X1, with amino-acid sequence MHSYSLKGSKGAPFQPRPILVFFIALFCFYVCYFSFNQITLENKGEWNSEEEQRENICRKPYVPYEELRYVHFPKPTSYSSLTFFHRGECSCSPVRFFVIVSMQRSGSGWFETLLNSHPNISSNGEIFNRMDRRENISSILQTLDKLYNLDWLTSAAKNECTAAFGLKWMLNQGILDNHDDIVSYLNKKGVSVLFLFRRNTLRRLISVLANDYDKDAKQLNGTHKSHVHSKEEAEILAKFKPELDTSTLITNIRNIEKSIRDCLDHFSTTRHMTLCYEDIIGDSNALSQVQEFLRVPVRKLISRQVKIHTRPLPDLVKNWEQVSNTLKGTEYAHFLDDSDYVK; translated from the exons ATG CACTCATATTCACTTAAAGGTTCCAAGGGTGCGCCATTTCAGCCGCGACCGATCCTTGTTTTCTTCATTGCATTGTTTTGTTTCTATGTATGCTACTTCTCCTTCAATCAGATAACACTGGAGAACAAAGGAGAGTGGAATAGTGAAGAAGAACAAAGGGAAAATATTTGCAGAAAGCCTTATGTGCCATATGAGGAGCTCCGCTATGTGCACTTTCCAAAACCTACTAGTTACAGCAG TTTAACCTTCTTCCACAGAGGGGAATGCTCATGTAGTCCTGTTCGTTTCTTTGTTATTGTATCTATGCAAAGATCGGGAAGTGGATGGTTTGAGACTTTGCTAAATAGCCACCCTAACATCAGCTCAAATGGCGAAATCTTTAACAGAATGGATAGACGAGAAAATATCTCATCTATCTTACAAACACTTGACAAACTGTATAATTTGGACTGGCTCACCAGTGCAGCGAAGAATGAATGCACAGCTGCATTTGGACTGAAGTGGATGCTAAATCAG GGAATTTTGGATAATCATGATGATATTGTTAGTTATTTAAACAAGAAGGGTGTCTCCGTGCTATTTCTATTCAGGAGAAATACATTACGAAGGCTCATCTCTGTTTTGGCCAACGACTATGACAAAGATGCAAAACAGTTGAATGGAACTCACAAATCTCATGTTCACTCAAAAGAAGAG GCTGAGATACTAGCAAAATTCAAACCAGAGCTGGATACGTCGACTCTGATTACAAATATCAGAAACATTGAGAAGTCCATCAGAGATTGCTTGGACCACTTCAGCACCACGCGGCATATGACCCTCTGTTACGAGGATATAATCGGAGACAGCAAT GCATTATCCCAGGTGCAAGAGTTCCTCAGAGTTCCGGTGAGGAAGCTGATCAGCAGGCAGGTGAAAATTCACACAAGACCACTTCCGGACCTTGTCAAGAATTGGGAGCAAGTGAGCAACACATTAAAGGGGACAGAGTATGCTCACTTTCTTGATGATTCAGATTATGTCAAGTGA
- the LOC133891578 gene encoding uncharacterized protein LOC133891578 isoform X3 — protein sequence MHSYSLKGSKGAPFQPRPILVFFIALFCFYVCYFSFNQITLENKGEWNSEEEQRENICRKPYVPYEELRYVHFPKPTSYSSLTFFHRGECSCSPVRFFVIVSMQRSGSGWFETLLNSHPNISSNGEIFNRMDRRENISSILQTLDKLYNLDWLTSAAKNECTAAFGLKWMLNQGILDNHDDIVSYLNKKGVSVLFLFRRNTLRRLISVLANDYDKDAKQLNGTHKSHVHSKEEDKCVILITQWWKTDDYTREDIAPTNFLPDQYISFLAG from the exons ATG CACTCATATTCACTTAAAGGTTCCAAGGGTGCGCCATTTCAGCCGCGACCGATCCTTGTTTTCTTCATTGCATTGTTTTGTTTCTATGTATGCTACTTCTCCTTCAATCAGATAACACTGGAGAACAAAGGAGAGTGGAATAGTGAAGAAGAACAAAGGGAAAATATTTGCAGAAAGCCTTATGTGCCATATGAGGAGCTCCGCTATGTGCACTTTCCAAAACCTACTAGTTACAGCAG TTTAACCTTCTTCCACAGAGGGGAATGCTCATGTAGTCCTGTTCGTTTCTTTGTTATTGTATCTATGCAAAGATCGGGAAGTGGATGGTTTGAGACTTTGCTAAATAGCCACCCTAACATCAGCTCAAATGGCGAAATCTTTAACAGAATGGATAGACGAGAAAATATCTCATCTATCTTACAAACACTTGACAAACTGTATAATTTGGACTGGCTCACCAGTGCAGCGAAGAATGAATGCACAGCTGCATTTGGACTGAAGTGGATGCTAAATCAG GGAATTTTGGATAATCATGATGATATTGTTAGTTATTTAAACAAGAAGGGTGTCTCCGTGCTATTTCTATTCAGGAGAAATACATTACGAAGGCTCATCTCTGTTTTGGCCAACGACTATGACAAAGATGCAAAACAGTTGAATGGAACTCACAAATCTCATGTTCACTCAAAAGAAGAG GACAAATGTGTGATATTGATTACACAATGGTGGAAAACCGACGACTACACTCGGGAGGATATTGCACCGACAAATTTTTTACCTGATCAGTACATTTCATTTTTGGCAGGCTGA
- the LOC133891578 gene encoding uncharacterized protein LOC133891578 isoform X2: MHSYSLKGSKGAPFQPRPILVFFIALFCFYVCYFSFNQITLENKGEWNSEEEQRENICRKPYVPYEELRYVHFPKPTSYSRGECSCSPVRFFVIVSMQRSGSGWFETLLNSHPNISSNGEIFNRMDRRENISSILQTLDKLYNLDWLTSAAKNECTAAFGLKWMLNQGILDNHDDIVSYLNKKGVSVLFLFRRNTLRRLISVLANDYDKDAKQLNGTHKSHVHSKEEAEILAKFKPELDTSTLITNIRNIEKSIRDCLDHFSTTRHMTLCYEDIIGDSNALSQVQEFLRVPVRKLISRQVKIHTRPLPDLVKNWEQVSNTLKGTEYAHFLDDSDYVK, from the exons ATG CACTCATATTCACTTAAAGGTTCCAAGGGTGCGCCATTTCAGCCGCGACCGATCCTTGTTTTCTTCATTGCATTGTTTTGTTTCTATGTATGCTACTTCTCCTTCAATCAGATAACACTGGAGAACAAAGGAGAGTGGAATAGTGAAGAAGAACAAAGGGAAAATATTTGCAGAAAGCCTTATGTGCCATATGAGGAGCTCCGCTATGTGCACTTTCCAAAACCTACTAGTTACAGCAG AGGGGAATGCTCATGTAGTCCTGTTCGTTTCTTTGTTATTGTATCTATGCAAAGATCGGGAAGTGGATGGTTTGAGACTTTGCTAAATAGCCACCCTAACATCAGCTCAAATGGCGAAATCTTTAACAGAATGGATAGACGAGAAAATATCTCATCTATCTTACAAACACTTGACAAACTGTATAATTTGGACTGGCTCACCAGTGCAGCGAAGAATGAATGCACAGCTGCATTTGGACTGAAGTGGATGCTAAATCAG GGAATTTTGGATAATCATGATGATATTGTTAGTTATTTAAACAAGAAGGGTGTCTCCGTGCTATTTCTATTCAGGAGAAATACATTACGAAGGCTCATCTCTGTTTTGGCCAACGACTATGACAAAGATGCAAAACAGTTGAATGGAACTCACAAATCTCATGTTCACTCAAAAGAAGAG GCTGAGATACTAGCAAAATTCAAACCAGAGCTGGATACGTCGACTCTGATTACAAATATCAGAAACATTGAGAAGTCCATCAGAGATTGCTTGGACCACTTCAGCACCACGCGGCATATGACCCTCTGTTACGAGGATATAATCGGAGACAGCAAT GCATTATCCCAGGTGCAAGAGTTCCTCAGAGTTCCGGTGAGGAAGCTGATCAGCAGGCAGGTGAAAATTCACACAAGACCACTTCCGGACCTTGTCAAGAATTGGGAGCAAGTGAGCAACACATTAAAGGGGACAGAGTATGCTCACTTTCTTGATGATTCAGATTATGTCAAGTGA
- the LOC133891577 gene encoding uncharacterized protein LOC133891577 has translation MPSAAGPVAVAVAAEKPAPAPMVGISPDLYPTEDDLPYEEEILREPFKLKGWWRYLVARAAAPFAKRAVIYERALKALPGSYKLWHAYLRERLDHARPHPIDHPAYSSLNNTFERALATMHKMPRVWNLYLTSLLDQRLLTRARRAFDRALRALPVTQHDRIWPLYLRLASLPACPVETSLRVFRRYLQFDPSHAEDFINFLISANRWQEAADRLASVLNDDGFRSVKGKTRHQLWLELCEILTKHADEVAGLKVDAILRGGIRKFTDEVGKLWTSLSDYYVRRGLFEKARDVFEEGVSSVVTVKEFSVVFDAYTQFEQSMLAAKLEAAEEEEVEDEDEQGGRKNGMKKLSKEFLEGFWLNAEDDTDLRLARFERLLDRRPELLSSVLLRQNPHNVEEWHRRVKLFEKDPARQVATYVEAVKTVDPMKAVGKPHTLWVAFAKMYEKHNRLDSAEDIFKRATQVNYKAVDHLASIWCEWAEMELRHSNFDKAIELMRQATAEPSVEVKRRAAAEGNEPVQIKVHKSLKLWSFYVDLEESLGTLESTRAVYERILDLRIATPQIILNYAFLLEEHKYFEDAFKVYERGVKIFKYPHVKAIWVTYLTKFVQRYRRSKIERARELFHEAVQQAPPDEKKAIYLQWAKFEEDYGLAKRAMNVYDEAVRAVPNSEKMSMYEIYIARAAELFGVPRTRQIYEQAIESGLPDRDVMTMCMKFAELERSLGEIDRSRAIYVHASNYADPNSHSDFWKKWNDFEIQHGNEDTFREMLRIKRTVAASRSQTHFILPEYLMQRDQRLNLDEAVDTLKRAGVPEDEMAALERQLAPGPSLAPPSAPSTTTTPANRMMNFVSAGVEAQAEGSRQQAGNNEDIELPEESDDEEDVQIAEKSVPAAVFGELGKRAAENREESSGAGAQENEQLGALERIKRRRQ, from the exons ATGCCGTCGGCCGCAGGTCCGGTGGCCGTAGCCGTGGCGGCTGAGAAGCCCGCTCCTGCCCCGATGGTCGGGATATCGCCGGATCTGTACCCGACGGAGGACGACCTCCCGTACGAGGAGGAGATCCTGCGGGAGCCGTTCAAGCTCAAGGGGTGGTGGCGCTACCTCgtcgcccgcgccgccgcgccgttcGCTAAGCGCGCCGTCATCTACGAGCGTGCGCTCAAGGCGCTCCCGGGGAGCTACAAGCTCTGGCACGCCTACCTCCGCGAGCGCCTCGACCACGCGCGCCCTCACCCCATCGACCACCCGGCCTACTCGTCGCTCAACAACACCTTCGAACGGGCGCTCGCCACCATGCACAAGATGCCACGCGTCTGGAACCTCTACCTCACGTCGCTCCTCGACCAGCGCCTGCTCACGCGCGCGCGCCGCGCCTTCGACCGCGCCCTGCGCGCGCTGCCGGTGACACAGCACGACCGAATCTGGCCGCTGTACCTGCGCCTCGCGTCGCTCCCGGCCTGCCCCGTCGAGACGTCGCTCCGCGTGTTCCGCCGCTACCTCCAGTTCGACCCCTCCCACGCAGAGGACTTCATCAACTTCCTTATATCCGCCAACCGCTGGCAGGAGGCCGCCGACCGCCTTGCTTCCGTGCTCAACGATGACGGCTTCCGCTCTGTCAAGGGGAAGACCAGGCACCAGCTCTGGCTTGAGCTCTGTGAGATCCTCACCAAGCACGCCGATGAAGTCGCCGGGCTCAAGGTGGACGCCATACTGCGGGGTGGGATACGAAAGTTCACCGACGAGGTTGGCAAGCTGTGGACCTCGCTGTCCGATTACTATGTAAGGAGGGGGCTTTTCGAAAAAGCAAGGGATGTATTTGAGGAGGGGGTTTCTTCGGTGGTCACGGTGAAGGAGTTCAGCGTGGTGTTTGATGCATATACGCAATTTGAGCAGAGTATGCTTGCAGCAAAGCTGGAAGCTGCcgaggaagaggaggttgaggacgaggatgagcaAGGGGGAAGGAAGAATGGGATGAAAAAGTTATCGAAGGAATTCCTTGAGGGATTCTGGTTGAACGCTGAGGATGATACTGATTTGAGGCTGGCAAGGTTCGAGCGGCTATTGGATCGCAGACCAGAGCTCCTTAGCAGTGTGCTGTTGCGACAGAATCCACATAATGTTGAGGAGTGGCACAG GAGGGTGAAACTTTTTGAGAAGGATCCTGCAAGGCAAGTAGCGACATATGTTGAGGCTGTGAAAACTGTGGACCCAATGAAGGCGGTTGGTAAACCTCATACTCTATGGGTGGCGTTTGCAAAGATGTATGAAAAACATAATCGTCTAGATAGTGCTGAGGATATTTTTAAACGGGCTACGCAAGTGAACTATAAGGCAGTTGACCACTTAGCCAGTATCTGGTGTGAGTGGGCAGAGATGGAGTTGAGGCACAGCAATTTTGACAAGGCCATTGAGCTGATGAGGCAAGCAACAGCAGAGCCCTCTGTCGAGGTTAAGAGGCGAG CTGCTGCTGAGGGGAACGAACCTGTCCAAATAAAAGTACATAAATCTTTGAAATTATGGAGCTTTTATGTGGATCTGGAGGAGAGCCTTGGAACCTTGGAATCTACCCGTGCTGTTTATGAGAGAATATTGGATTTACGAATTGCCACTCCACAAATAATTCTCAATTATGCATTTCTTCTTGAG GAGCACAAATATTTTGAAGATGCATTTAAAGTGTATGAAAGAGGCGTGAAGATATTCAAGTATCCCCATGTTAAGGCCATTTGGGTGACCTACCTCACAAAGTTTGTACAGAGGTACAGGAGAAGCAAGATAGAACGAGCAAGAGAGCTGTTCCATGAAGCTGTCCAACAG GCTCCTCCAGATGAAAAAAAGGCCATATATTTGCAATGGGCTAAATTTGAGGAAGACTATGGTCTTGCAAAACGTGCTATGAATGTATATGATGAAGCTGTAAGGGCTGTTCCTAACAgtgaaaagatgagcatgtatgaaatctACATAGCACGTGCCGCTGAGCTATTTGGTGTTCCAAGGACAAGACAAATATACGAG CAAGCGATTGAATCTGGCCTCCCAGACAGAGATGTTATGACAATGTGCATGAAATTTGCGGAACTAGAAAGAAGCCTTGGAGAAATTGACCGTTCTCGTGCCATTTATGTGCACGCATCCAACTATGCTGATCCAAACTCCCATTCCGACTTTTGGAAGAAGTGGAATGATTTTGAGATCCAGCATGGTAATGAAGACACATTCAGGGAAATGCTTCGCATCAAACGTACAGTGGCTGCCAGCCGCAGTCAG ACGCATTTCATACTCCCAGAGTACTTGATGCAGAGGGACCAGAGGCTAAACCTGGACGAGGCAGTTGACACTCTGAAGCGTGCTGGTGTCCCCGAGGATGAGATGGCAGCCCTAGAAAGGCAACTAGCTCCTGGACCATCCTTGGCACCGCCGTCTGCTCCAAGCACCACTACAACACCCGCAAACAGGATGATGAACTTTGTCAGCGCTGGGGTAGAGGCACAGGCTGAGGGCAGCAGGCAACAGGCTGGTAACAACGAGGACATCGAGCTGCCTGAGGAGAGTGACGATGAGGAGGATGTCCAAATTGCAGAGAAGAGTGTTCCTGCTGCAGTGTTTGGTGAGCTTGGCAAGAGAGCTGCAGAGAACAGGGAGGAAAGCTCAGGTGCAGGTGCCCAAGAGAATGAGCAGCTGGGCGCCCTTGAGAGGATAAAGAGACGACGCCAATAG